CCGCTCACCTACTTCGAATTGAGTACCCTTGCGGCGTTATCGCTCTGTATGGAAGAGGCGCCGGATCTGGCCATCCTCGAAGTGGGCCTTGGCGGGCGTCTCGATGCCGTGAATGCGATAGATGCGGATATCGCCATCATCACTTCGATCGATCTCGATCATCAGGCGCTGCTCGGCCCGGATCGTGAGAGCATCGGCCGGGAAAAAGCCGGTATTCTGCGTCGCGAACGTCCCGTGATTTACGGTGATCGGGAATCCCCCTGCACAAGTGTTTTGACTGCCGCGGATCAGCTCGGCGCACCGCTGTATTTGCTCGGACGGGACTTTGATCTGGATTCCGAAGGCCACTGGCGGGGGAATGGGCTCCGGATTGCGGCACCGCCGCCGATCTCAGACAGCGTAGTGCAGCGGAACAATCTGGCACTCGCCTTGGCGGCTGTTTACCAATTGCGCGCAAGATTGCCGCAGGCCTGGCCGCCAGCAGAGCGGTGGCGCTTTGCTCCTAAGCTCGTGGGTCGCAGCCAGTGGCTCCGGCCGTGGGGCGAGAGCAGGCCGCGGCTTTTGGTGGATGTCGCCCACAATCCCCAGGCGGTCCGCGCGCTGGCCGAGACCTTGGCGGGGCAATCCGGGCGGATCATGGCCTGTTGGGGCATGATGGCGGACAAGGATCTTTCCGCCAGCGTTGCGTCTCTACGCGCCAAGGTCGACGCCTGGGCGTTGCTGGCGATGCCGGATCTGCCCCGCGCAGCTTCCCCTGCGCAGTTGCGCGCGCAATTACCGGGTGCGGATGTCCGTTGCGAAATATCGTTAATCGACCTTCCCGAACTCTTGCAGCGCTGGGCCGAGGAGCTCAGTGGCGCGGACGTTCTGCTCTGTTTCGGCTCTTTCCATGTTCTGGCGGCGCTGCCGTCGGAATGGTTCGACAACGCCTCATGACCTGGCTCGACGTGGCAGTCGTTGCGGTCTTTCTGCTCAGCGCTCTGTGGGGCGTGGCCCGTGGGATGATACGCGAATTCTTCGCCGTAGTGGGTTGGGTGGGCGGCGTGTACGTTGCCTGGCGCTGGGGCCAAACTCTGGTGGCCCCGCTGCTGGTGGGGCGTCTACCCGCCGAGTGGGTGTATCCGGTCGCGGATTTTGTCCTGTTCTTTCTGGTTCTTGCAGCGGCTACTGTGCTCTCCTTCGTAGTTCGGGGAATGCTGTATAGCGTTGGCTTCAGTATCCCCGATCGCGTGGTCGGCGGAGTGTTTGGCCTGCTGCGTGCTGCCGCCATCGTTGCGCTTGTGGTACTTTTGGCCCAGAGTTTTCACTTGGAGAATGCGGCCTGGTGGCGTCAGTCCTGGCTTGGGCAAGCGCAGGTCGAAGATCTAGCGCATTCGGTGACGGCACCGGCGGTATCTTTTTGGGAGTTGCACACACGTGAAAAAAGCGTTGCCCCAGTTGTCAGTACTCGATGATGATCACTTCCATGATGAGTGTGGCGTCATCGGGGTGTTTGGTCATCCGGAAGCGGCCAATCTTGCCTATTTGGGTCTGTATGCCCTGCAACATCGTGGTCAGGAGTCTGCGGGTATTGTCGCCGCGGAGGAAGGAAAACTGCGCAGCCACCGCGGGATGGGGCGAGTGGCCGATGTTTTCGGTAGCAAAGAGCTTGGTAAGTTACCCGGTACGCAGGCCATCGGCCATGTCCGTTACTCCACGGCGGGCGGTTCGGTACTGCAGAATACGCAGCCGCTATTCATCAATTATCGTTACGGTTCTTTTGCGGTTGGCCACAATGGCAATCTGGTGAATGCCCTGGAGCTGCGTAATCGTCTCGAGCAGGATGGCGCGATCTTCCATACCGACATGGATACGGAGGTGATCGTTCATCTCCTGGCTCGGG
This sequence is a window from Acidithiobacillus sp. AMEEHan. Protein-coding genes within it:
- a CDS encoding folylpolyglutamate synthase/dihydrofolate synthase family protein, translating into MTDAEDAESLLVRLVGPAQRIELGLDRMRAAMEHLGIPENLPFPVITIAGTNGKGSVLAYLEALYRQSGYRCVAYSSPHIWRFVERLRVSGAPLPDQRWQEKFAALASLAEEIPLTYFELSTLAALSLCMEEAPDLAILEVGLGGRLDAVNAIDADIAIITSIDLDHQALLGPDRESIGREKAGILRRERPVIYGDRESPCTSVLTAADQLGAPLYLLGRDFDLDSEGHWRGNGLRIAAPPPISDSVVQRNNLALALAAVYQLRARLPQAWPPAERWRFAPKLVGRSQWLRPWGESRPRLLVDVAHNPQAVRALAETLAGQSGRIMACWGMMADKDLSASVASLRAKVDAWALLAMPDLPRAASPAQLRAQLPGADVRCEISLIDLPELLQRWAEELSGADVLLCFGSFHVLAALPSEWFDNAS
- a CDS encoding CvpA family protein, translated to MVRQRLMTWLDVAVVAVFLLSALWGVARGMIREFFAVVGWVGGVYVAWRWGQTLVAPLLVGRLPAEWVYPVADFVLFFLVLAAATVLSFVVRGMLYSVGFSIPDRVVGGVFGLLRAAAIVALVVLLAQSFHLENAAWWRQSWLGQAQVEDLAHSVTAPAVSFWELHTREKSVAPVVSTR